From the Hordeum vulgare subsp. vulgare chromosome 1H, MorexV3_pseudomolecules_assembly, whole genome shotgun sequence genome, the window GTAGGCAGTAGTGCCCGTACACCATTAGTGGTGTGTACACAGGACCATATACAGTCCGGCAGGACCCGTCCGGACCTAGAATCGCAGCTGGAGAATTATAACGGATCCTGCATCGCGATCGCGGATCGGGCCTGACGACACAGCTCCCGTCACTCCGGCTTATCTTCTTCCACCATTCCGTTGGTGCGTTCGTCGGCCGCCTGAGATTCCAACCCCTCTCCGCTAAACTCTGCGACAGCCGCGGCGAAATTCCTCGGCCGAAAGGGAAGGCGACAGTGACACGGGCGCACGTCGAGCTCTCCGCTGCCCAGCGTTAAATCCGCACGCAACTCAGTGTCACGGCAAGGTAACTACCGCACGGCACGACAGTCACCACTCACCAACCACCACCCGAGTCCACGCCCCCCAAACCCAAACCACCCACAGGCCACAGCGACCGGCGACGATGTGCACGCTGGAGCAGCGCGGCCGCGTGTTCGTCCTCACCCTCACGGGCGACGGCGAGCACCGGCTGGGCCACCCGCTCATCGCCTCCATCCGCTCCGCGCTGGCCTCCGTCCTCGCGGCGGCCCAGGCCCAGCCCCAGGGCCCGGGGGCGGCCCTGGTCACCGTCGCCGAGGGCCGCTTCTTCTCCAACGGGCTCGACATCGGGTGGGCGGGCGCCTCCCGCGCGCGGCTCGGGGAGCTCGTCGACGCgctccgccccgtcgccgccgacCTGCTCGCCCTCCCCATGCCCACCGTCGCCGCCGTCACGGGCCACGCCTCCGCGGGCGGCTTCCTCCTCGCGCTCTGCCACGACTACCGCCTCATGCGCGCCGACCGCGGCGTGCTCTACATGAGCGAGGTCGACATCGGCCTCCCCCTCCCGCCCTACTTCGTGCACGTGCTCCGCGCCAAGATCTCCCAGGCGCACGCGCTGCGGGACGTCGTGCTCAGGGGCAAGAAGCTCCGCGCGCCCGAGGCCAAGGAGATGGGCGTCGTCGACGTCGTCTGCCCCGGCGCGCCCGAGACAGCCGCCGACGCCCTCAAGCTCGCTGAGCAGCTCGCCGCCAGGAAGTGGGACGGCGCCGTGTACGCGTCCATTAGGATGTCCATGTTCCCCGATGCGTGCAGGGCCGTTGGGATCGCCGTCGAGAGCGACGAGGAGAAGAGCAGGCACTTCGCCTCCAGGCTCTGATCAGGGGAGGTCGGAGGTCAGTCCTCTCCTCTCTGTGTGTCTCTGAACGCTTGCTGAATAAGGGGAATTGCTGTTCTCTTTACTGTACAATTTGCTGACAAAACATTATAAGTTCATCGCTGTTCATGCTGGATTGGCAGATTGTGCTATTATAAGTTCTAACATTCCCATAGTACTTTGGATGATGTGCTATGCTGCGCTAGCTATGCTCCCAGTCCCAGAGTAGATTCGTTCTGATCTGGCTGGTCATTCTTTGCAGCCCCAGTCTCTGATGTGATTGTCTCCCTAGGTGTTTGCTGAACTTACTGACTAATGGAAGTTGCTGTTCTCGACAAACAATTACACTTTGGTTCCTGCTGGTTTGGTTGACTCTGCTATTGCGCTTAAGACATTTATAACTTATAAGTAACAACATTCCTATTGGACGATGCCCTAATAGGCCACTTAGTTTGAGCTGCAGTTGAAATACTTCAGACTAGCTTGTATCTGATGGAGGTCATCAGTTCATCACTAGCCAAGCTTAGCTGGCGTTGAGAAATCTATCTGATTCAAATGTGCCACTATATGGACAAACTTGGTCTAGCAGGTCCACACAAGAATACAGCTAGAGGGCTCACTTTAATTGTCCTTTGGCTACATATATTTTGATTATTTCAGTTTGAGATGAACGCATATGTCCTTATCCATCTTTGATGAAGGCACTGGTACCCAGGCTAGTAATTTGTGCCATACAACTCCGTACAGCCTTGTAAATTTCACAATCCAGTGCATAAAGATTTGTTTGTCAAGCTTTAGGGCTTTGGTTAACTATGTTGTCCTCTTGCAGTTTTTTGTTCTGGGAAGAGACAGATTCGTTTCTTTTTGCTATTGTTCCAGAGTTCCTGTTATAAGCGGCCTACAGGGCATTAGTATATTTCCATATCTAGTTGATCATTGCCTCTACTTTGGGTTTACTGCGACAGAATAATGATGAGAACTACAATAGTAGAATGTTAGATAGTTCATCAAGATTGCACTATTCCAATAGCAGCATAATTCTAATAAGATGGGAACTCCACTGTCATGTATATCTACACTCACAAACCATGTTGGAACACAAGGTCTTGTTGCTGCTCCAAGTTCTGTTGTATGTTCATTCACTCTCCGCTGGCTCTGATGTGTTACTTTAAAGCGAAAAATTACAACTTCCTTCTTTTGTTATTTACAATTCTTGGATCCAATCTTTCTTCCAGGTTCTGAACCGACCTGCCTTTGTTCTGGCAGAGTGTCTACGGAGCCTGATGTCTCTCTTGGTATTCTGTATCTGTACATGGATCAGCCAATGATGCTTTGTAGGAAACATGCATTATATATATTACTTCTGTAGGCGTTGTATTTTTTGTTACTTTGAAAGTGTGAAACAAATAGAATGCTTGTGTGTTACCGTTGGACTGGTTATTTTGTTGTTGCTGCAGTGAAATTCTCATTTGCAAAATCAACATATGAGTGAATTCATTTTGTTCTTTTGATATTTTCCTATTGGAAGCATGTTTTTGGTAGGACGACGTGGATTCAAATCCTGGTTTAGCTTAGGCAACCTACCTCATCCAAATGGTCCTGAGGTTCTATCCAAATCGAAATGTTATAATCCTTaaatagctaaataagcatgcacGGTTCCTCTAGTAAAGTGGAGATGGTTCCTTATCCGTGGTCTTGAGCTTAGGCAAGCAGCCATCTTGGAGGACTTAGGAACTTGCACCTGCTGTTCTCCTTCCACTAGTTAGCCCACACGATACGGACATCAAGGAAGGGGTCACTGTTTCGAGCTCAAGCCCGGCCTGTTCATTGTCAGCTTGCAGCAGGCCACCCCTCCAGAAAGCCACCAGATGCAGGAGTGGAGTGTACTCATCGATATCAAAGGAAAACGTACACAAGTCGCAAGATTAACCTAGTGCAGCAAACTTGCCAGATTtaagcctaaagccaaattatcaTACTACAAAATATTGGCTAGGTTGAACTATTTTCCCAACGTCTCTCATCCCGAAGGTATTTCCATTGCCGAGTTTCTTTCCCCCCTCAAAGATGTGATACTTTGGTGAGGGTGGATGCAAAATCCAATACGAGAGAGTAATATGTTACATCTTTGTTAGCTTCACTACACGGGCCACTCATTATATGGCATCATTCGTCGGGCATATGTAGAGAGAAAGAATGCATGATATGTCACAAGTAGGTATGACTTTACTCACCGGATGAAAATCATCTACATTAAATATTAGTTCATGTTAATTGTCCTAGTACAACATGTCAGCGAGTGCTATAACTGCTTACTAAACAATCACATGGTATACTTGACTCCATCTATCTGAACACAAAGCGTACTCAACAATGTCATGTCTGCACTATAGAAGATAGTATTGTTGAAGAGGAAGCCATACATAGTATGAACGATAATACAACTCCAGGTTCGAATTACAAAGAGTGTTTGACCAAAGAGAAATTCTCGAAATCGTCACACCTATAGTAACGCTCACTCTCGGTGACTAGCTACTAACGTCGTCATGGCTTTTTAAACAAAGGCATTACATCCAACATTACAGCATTTGTAGCAGATCCCCTATAATTTAATCCCCCATCCTCTAAAAAGCTACTATTTGTTAGGGATTAAACCTTTCTCCATCTAGTGGATCTCTCCAAAATTTTCCTTTTGCCAATTCATCGAGACATTTGCGCAAACAGTTCAAACAAACGCACAAAATTTCAATACAAACAGAAACAATACAAATGCACCACATCATATAATTCAACTACGAGCATAAGTAAACTTCATCGAGTCAAACAAATAactaaaacataatcataatttaTGCCAAATGGCACCTGAGTGTGTGGCTTGTTTAATTTTCCCATCATCTCTTGACTATAAGTCATGGGCATGGCAATGTTGTCGAGGCCAAATGTGTGGATTGTGTTCAGTTGTTCCATAAAATAGTCTGGATGATTATTCAATTCCTCGCAATAATAGCAGAGGAAAAACCTGTCAATTAGGATCACATCATGCATCATTTATTTGAGCAattacaaaacaaaaataaagaaaaggaaaaaagtacACGTGGGCATTTCTTCGAGCTTGTCGGCCTCACTCCTTGTCTCGTCTGAATCAGGATCCTCTTTGGTCCTCAgaggtggagggggtggtggcacAGCTACACGAGGCCGAGGGGTAGGTGTCGGCGCCTCGGGAGGTCGAGGGGAAGACATCGAGACAAGCGACGTCTTTGTCTTCTTTATCTGTGCCGTTGTGTTGCTGCTGCCTTGGCCGATGGCGGAAGCTCACATTTGCCAGTTGGTGATGGAGGTAGAGCGAGCAGCGACGAAGAGCTCCCGATGATGTTTTTAGCTTTGGCCATCATTTGGGTGATTGTGGTGCTGAATTGGCCACCGTAACAACACTGACATGGTATGAAACTTCGAGTTGTGATTGTAATACTTGATAGTTCATACTAGTATGAGGGCCGTAGGGCCGCTCCTCCCTCTCGAGTCACTCCAAAAGGTGACCGGGACGAGAAACCAACCACCACAGCCGGGGTCTCCTCCCTCTACCCactccctcgccgccgccagaCAGGGCCGGACCCATAGGTGTGCAAACTGTACAGCGTGCAGAGGGCCATAAATTTTAGGGGCCCCATATTTTTATATGCCTGGTATGTATTACTCAAAAATAAATGTTGTTCATAGGTCTGGGGCCGCTGGCATCCGCGAGGCAGGCCGTTGCTCGATCCCACGCTGCTCGATCATAACTTTATGCCGGGGGATCGTCACAcctcaaaaagaaagaaaaacgggcactagtagaaaacagggcattagtcccggtttctaagtgcctttagtcccgattctgcAATCGGGAAAAAAGGTCCCAACTTTTTGTCCCGGTTGcgccacgaaccgggtctaaaggGGATCCACGTGGTCGTCGTAGGGCACCCAGGCaaggggacctttagtcccggttggtaacaccgacCGAGACTAAAAGGCAGCCACGCGTCAGAACCTGCGAGACGTTGTTTCTTAGAATATATACTTTCAGTCTCATCTAAACGGTGCGCACAAGCATTTTATCCGTTGTTTgtatgtcctgaaaggttactaagagcagaccaatcattgatggttacaaacagcaacgctcgtaggtcaaattcctgctgtTTGTCCTCCTCTCATACACGTACACCTTTGGTATCCCACAgctataaaagttcttcaactaatgacctTAGgtgcacatcaatgtcgttgccgggttgcttagggccttggatgagcaccggCGTCATAATAAACTTCCGCTtcgtgcacaaccaaggaggaaggttatagatacatagaatcACCGCCAGCTGCTGTGGTTGCTGctttgcacttaaaccaaaccataagttccttgcgtcatctGCAAACTTCGGCCGCTTtccctcgatttttctccactgcgacccatcagcgagTACTCTCAacatcccgtctttcttacgatcTTCTTAGTGCCATTGCAACAACTTGACAtgctctttatttctgaacaaacgtttcaaccatggtattataggagcataccacatcaccttgtaaGGAATCCTCTTCCTCtggcgctggccctcaacatcaccagggtcatctcatctgatcttataccgcaatgcaccgcataccagacatgcattcaaattctcgtactcctcgccatggtagaggatgcagtcatttgggcatgcatgtatcttccgcacctctaatcctagagggtagagaaccttctttgcttcgtatcaGTGGCGGAGCCACCTCCCGGCGACCCTGGGCAGCTGTCCGGGCTGTGCCGAAATACTTCCACTAGCTAATAGTAAGAATTGATAATTAATCACTAGTTTTTGTGGGCAGATGCTCATTAAGCACACCCCCTTTGTACTTTGCCCAGGCTGCATTGATGGCCTAGCTCCGCCACTGCTTCGTATGTACCGTCACGCAATCCTTTGGAAGCttgttcttcattattttcagtagcttctgaaatcccttgtca encodes:
- the LOC123448821 gene encoding enoyl-CoA delta isomerase 2, peroxisomal-like: MCTLEQRGRVFVLTLTGDGEHRLGHPLIASIRSALASVLAAAQAQPQGPGAALVTVAEGRFFSNGLDIGWAGASRARLGELVDALRPVAADLLALPMPTVAAVTGHASAGGFLLALCHDYRLMRADRGVLYMSEVDIGLPLPPYFVHVLRAKISQAHALRDVVLRGKKLRAPEAKEMGVVDVVCPGAPETAADALKLAEQLAARKWDGAVYASIRMSMFPDACRAVGIAVESDEEKSRHFASRL